One Phaseolus vulgaris cultivar G19833 chromosome 11, P. vulgaris v2.0, whole genome shotgun sequence genomic window carries:
- the LOC137830489 gene encoding probable galacturonosyltransferase 10 isoform X2: MLSPESVTRQINDQISLAKAFVVIAKESNNHQFAWELTSQIRISQIFLSNAATRRTPLTIKESQYAIRDMALLLFQAQQLHYDSASMIMRLKGKIQALEEQMSSASEKSSKYGQIAAEEVPKSLFCLGVRLTSKWFKNLSLQKNLKDQRQVDMKLKDNDLYHFCVFSDNILATSVVINSTSINSKVPDQIVFHLVTDEINYAAMKAWFSLNDFRGVTVEVQRFEDFSWLNASYVPVLKQLQDSEIQNYYFKGNTDDSKTPIKFRNPKYLSMLNHLRFYIPEVFPELKKVVFLDDDVVVQKDLSDLFTIDLNGNVNGAVETCMETFHRYHKYLNYSHPLIRTHFDPDACGWAFGMNVFDLVQWRKRNVTGIYHYWQEKNADRTLWKLGTLPPGLLTFYGLTEPLDPSWHVLGFGYTNVDPQLIERGAVLHFNGNSKPWLKIGMEKYKPLWKKYVDYSHPILQQCNFH; the protein is encoded by the coding sequence ATGCTAAGCCCCGAGTCTGTGACCAGACAAATTAATGATCAAATCTCACTAGCAAAAGCTTTTGTTGTGATTGCCAAAGAAAGTAATAACCACCAATTTGCTTGGGAGTTAACTTCTCAGATCCGCATTTCGCAGATTTTTCTCTCAAATGCTGCTACGAGGCGTACTCCATTAACAATCAAGGAATCACAATATGCTATTCGTGATATGGCCTTATTACTATTTCAGGCCCAGCAGCTCCATTATGACAGTGCAAGCATGATCATGAGACTGAAAGGAAAAATTCAAGCTCTTGAAGAACAGATGAGTTCTGCAAGTGAGAAGAGTTCAAAATATGGACAAATAGCTGCTGAAGAAGTCCCAAAGAGCCTATTCTGCCTTGGTGTCAGGTTGACATCTAAATGGTTCAAGAATCTTAGCCTACAGAAGAATTTGAAGGACCAAAGACAAGTGGACATGAAACTGAAGGATAATGATCTTTACCACTTCTGTGTCTTTTCTGATAACATCCTTGCTACCTCAGTTGTGATCAATTCCACTTCAATAAATTCCAAAGTTCCAGATCAGATTGTTTTTCACCTTGTCACAGATGAAATAAATTATGCTGCAATGAAGGCATGGTTTTCTTTGAACGATTTTCGAGGGGTGACAGTTGAAGTTCAAAGGTTTGAAGACTTCAGTTGGTTGAATGCTTCATACGTTCCTGTGCTTAAGCAGCTTCAAGACTCAGAGATACAGAACTATTACTTCAAAGGAAACACTGATGATAGCAAGACTCCCATCAAGTTCAGGAATCCGAAATATCTGTCCATGCTTAACCACCTGAGGTTCTACATCCCTGAAGTTTTTCCTGAGCTGAAGAAAGTGGTGTTCCTGGATGATGATGTTGTGGTTCAGAAGGATCTTTCTGATCTTTTTACCATTGATTTGAACGGCAATGTCAATGGAGCCGTTGAGACATGCATGGAGACATTTCACAGATACCATAAATATTTGAACTACTCACACCCTCTAATAAGAACACATTTTGATCCTGATGCTTGTGGATGGGCATTTGGCATGAATGTGTTTGATTTAGTTCAATGGAGAAAAAGGAATGTGACAGGAATCTACCACTATTGGCAAGAAAAGAATGCAGACAGGACATTGTGGAAACTTGGTACCTTGCCACCTGGTTTGTTAACCTTCTATGGGCTTACTGAGCCCTTGGATCCATCATGGCATGTGCTGGGTTTTGGCTACACAAATGTTGATCCTCAGTTGATAGAAAGAGGGGCTGTTCTACACTTCAATGGCAACTCCAAACCGTGGTTGAAGATTGGGATGGAAAAGTACAAGCCTCTGTGGAAAAAATATGTTGATTATTCTCACCCAATATTGCAACAGTGTAATTTCCATTGA
- the LOC137830489 gene encoding probable galacturonosyltransferase 10 isoform X1, protein MRRRSVDFRRPGRRRLQDVVWWTSCTVLLLFFIYILAKGSTKIDSTYQFSRRTFRRERVIEGFNVTDEMLSPESVTRQINDQISLAKAFVVIAKESNNHQFAWELTSQIRISQIFLSNAATRRTPLTIKESQYAIRDMALLLFQAQQLHYDSASMIMRLKGKIQALEEQMSSASEKSSKYGQIAAEEVPKSLFCLGVRLTSKWFKNLSLQKNLKDQRQVDMKLKDNDLYHFCVFSDNILATSVVINSTSINSKVPDQIVFHLVTDEINYAAMKAWFSLNDFRGVTVEVQRFEDFSWLNASYVPVLKQLQDSEIQNYYFKGNTDDSKTPIKFRNPKYLSMLNHLRFYIPEVFPELKKVVFLDDDVVVQKDLSDLFTIDLNGNVNGAVETCMETFHRYHKYLNYSHPLIRTHFDPDACGWAFGMNVFDLVQWRKRNVTGIYHYWQEKNADRTLWKLGTLPPGLLTFYGLTEPLDPSWHVLGFGYTNVDPQLIERGAVLHFNGNSKPWLKIGMEKYKPLWKKYVDYSHPILQQCNFH, encoded by the exons ATGAGGCGAAGGAGCGTAGATTTTCGAAGGCCGGGGAGGAGGAGGCTCCAGGATGTAGTGTGGTGGACATCGTGCACCGTTTtgcttcttttctttatttatattctCGCCAAAGGCTCCACCAAAATTGACTCCACTTACCAATTCTCAAGG AGAACTTTCAGGCGTGAGAGGGTTATTGAAGGCTTCAATGTTACGGATGAGATGCTAAGCCCCGAGTCTGTGACCAGACAAATTAATGATCAAATCTCACTAGCAAAAGCTTTTGTTGTGATTGCCAAAGAAAGTAATAACCACCAATTTGCTTGGGAGTTAACTTCTCAGATCCGCATTTCGCAGATTTTTCTCTCAAATGCTGCTACGAGGCGTACTCCATTAACAATCAAGGAATCACAATATGCTATTCGTGATATGGCCTTATTACTATTTCAGGCCCAGCAGCTCCATTATGACAGTGCAAGCATGATCATGAGACTGAAAGGAAAAATTCAAGCTCTTGAAGAACAGATGAGTTCTGCAAGTGAGAAGAGTTCAAAATATGGACAAATAGCTGCTGAAGAAGTCCCAAAGAGCCTATTCTGCCTTGGTGTCAGGTTGACATCTAAATGGTTCAAGAATCTTAGCCTACAGAAGAATTTGAAGGACCAAAGACAAGTGGACATGAAACTGAAGGATAATGATCTTTACCACTTCTGTGTCTTTTCTGATAACATCCTTGCTACCTCAGTTGTGATCAATTCCACTTCAATAAATTCCAAAGTTCCAGATCAGATTGTTTTTCACCTTGTCACAGATGAAATAAATTATGCTGCAATGAAGGCATGGTTTTCTTTGAACGATTTTCGAGGGGTGACAGTTGAAGTTCAAAGGTTTGAAGACTTCAGTTGGTTGAATGCTTCATACGTTCCTGTGCTTAAGCAGCTTCAAGACTCAGAGATACAGAACTATTACTTCAAAGGAAACACTGATGATAGCAAGACTCCCATCAAGTTCAGGAATCCGAAATATCTGTCCATGCTTAACCACCTGAGGTTCTACATCCCTGAAGTTTTTCCTGAGCTGAAGAAAGTGGTGTTCCTGGATGATGATGTTGTGGTTCAGAAGGATCTTTCTGATCTTTTTACCATTGATTTGAACGGCAATGTCAATGGAGCCGTTGAGACATGCATGGAGACATTTCACAGATACCATAAATATTTGAACTACTCACACCCTCTAATAAGAACACATTTTGATCCTGATGCTTGTGGATGGGCATTTGGCATGAATGTGTTTGATTTAGTTCAATGGAGAAAAAGGAATGTGACAGGAATCTACCACTATTGGCAAGAAAAGAATGCAGACAGGACATTGTGGAAACTTGGTACCTTGCCACCTGGTTTGTTAACCTTCTATGGGCTTACTGAGCCCTTGGATCCATCATGGCATGTGCTGGGTTTTGGCTACACAAATGTTGATCCTCAGTTGATAGAAAGAGGGGCTGTTCTACACTTCAATGGCAACTCCAAACCGTGGTTGAAGATTGGGATGGAAAAGTACAAGCCTCTGTGGAAAAAATATGTTGATTATTCTCACCCAATATTGCAACAGTGTAATTTCCATTGA
- the LOC137823316 gene encoding QWRF motif-containing protein 3-like yields the protein MKSDSNDSVSPYSPKHRTRLVTSRFMSPNSTASPEPGSGSPLRRFNRLARKDSATLADHIGNDRLKEREEYHHHQNQKPTNRTGSVFSALTKQRSCREFRNNTNCLEENDQDRDVIGRIMKNGVSGKSSSSSPVVKKPSSYLDPARQSLDENTFKGSFLYAKNSINSESENMSLDSVSPQRAFSSRKLGREVSSKYKVACDRKGEASDSDPFSFDDSWMMKKFITQKAVKKANSLIGYMSSKSQWALSPGRSGSPPFSFENKDKPLSFSSLKPPHKRVEKILSMGFDLFRTKKSFSTSEMVHQLRMLHNRLIQWQFTNARAHSVNHSMSLQAESNLISVSDGLTKLRHSVMQKKIEVEREKLKMKLNFVLHSQMKLLERWACIERQHLAAITTMKECLHSVICKVPLLEGAKVDIQLVSIAQLYASDLTDSIKSVLSSFSPLAYKTSELISKLARIVAQEKLLLQEFNDVFHDICVLELKERSLVCSLIQLQC from the exons atGAAGAGCGATTCCAATGACTCTGTCTCCCCTTATTCTCCCAAACACAGAACTCGTCTTGTAACTTCCCGGTTCATGTCTCCAAATTCAACCGCTTCGCCTGAACCTGGTTCAGGCTCCCCGCTCCGCCGGTTCAACCGCTTGGCGAGGAAAGACTCCGCCACTCTGGCTGATCACATTGGCAACGACAGGCTCAAAGAAAGGGAAGAATACCACCACCATCAGAATCAGAAACCCACAAACAGAACAGGCTCTGTTTTCTCTGCTCTCACGAAACAGAGAAGCTGCAGGGAGTTCAGAAACAACACCAACTGCTTAGAAGAAAACGATCAAGATCGAGATGTTATTGGTAGGATCATGAAGAATGGTGTCTCCGGaaaatcttcttcttcttctcctgtGGTGAAGAAACCAAGTTCTTATCTTGATCCTGCGAGACAGTCTCTGGATGAGAATACCTTTAAGGGAAGCTTTCTTTATGCTAAGAACTCAATTAATTCGGAATCGGAAAATATGAGTTTGGATTCTGTTTCTCCGCAAAGAGCATTCAGTTCGAGAAAATTGGGTAGGGAGGTTTCTTCTAAGTACAAGGTAGCATGTGACAGAAAAGGAGAAGCTTCTGATTCAGACCCTTTCTCTTTTGATGATTCATGGATGATGAAGAAGTTTATCACACAGAAAGCGGTGAAGAAGGCTAATTCACTTATTGGGTACATGAGTTCCAAGTCTCAGTGGGCATTGTCTCCTGGGAGATCAGGATCACCACCTTTCTCTTTCGAAAACAAGGATAAACCATTGTCGTTTTCGAGCTTGAAACCTCCACACAAGAGAGTGGAGAAGATTCTGAGCATGGGTTTTGATCTCTTTAGGACTAAAAAATCTTTTTCTACTAGCGAGATGGTTCATCAATTGCGTATGCTTCATAACCGGTTGATTCAATGGCAGTTCACAAATGCTAGAGCTCATTCGGTGAATCACTCCATGTCTCTACAGGCTGAG AGCAATTTGATAAGTGTTTCGGATGGTCTAACCAAGTTGCGGCATTCAGTGATGCAAAAGAAGATAGAGGTCGAGAGGGAAAAGCTCAAAATGAAGCTAAATTTTGTACTGCATTCTCAA ATGAAGCTGTTGGAAAGGTGGGCATGTATAGAAAGGCAACATTTAGCTGCAATTACCACCATGAAAGAGTGTTTGCATTCTGTTATATGCAAAGTTCCTCTCTTGGAAGGGGCAAAG GTGGATATACAATTGGTATCCATTGCTCAGCTGTATGCATCTGATCTGACAGATTCCATCAAGTCAGTGTTATCTAGTTTTTCACCCTTG GCTTATAAGACATCTGAATTGATATCAAAATTAGCAAGAATTGTAGCTCAAGAGAAGTTGCTGTTACAGGAGTTCAATGATGTGTTCCACGacatttgtgttcttgag CTTAAAGAAAGGAGCCTAGTCTGCAGTCTCATTCAACTCCAATGTtga